In a genomic window of Peptoclostridium acidaminophilum DSM 3953:
- a CDS encoding SRPBCC family protein, with amino-acid sequence MEKAYHFSKNVKYWGCWYAGLADPENLVGDGGLGTVYESKFSLMGHIFPIKLEVIEDNFTPEIAIRKGVFKGTVDTIQTSTFVPKGNGTEVTFEIELSVPAVVDDNPINNEYLFLKTRENLLANALENLRDFVEFHYGHKS; translated from the coding sequence ATGGAAAAGGCTTATCACTTCTCTAAGAATGTCAAGTATTGGGGCTGTTGGTATGCCGGGCTTGCCGATCCCGAAAACCTTGTAGGGGACGGTGGCTTAGGCACAGTATACGAGTCCAAATTTTCATTGATGGGACACATTTTCCCAATAAAGCTTGAAGTTATCGAAGATAATTTCACTCCTGAAATCGCTATAAGAAAAGGGGTCTTTAAAGGAACTGTAGATACAATACAAACAAGCACATTTGTTCCAAAAGGAAATGGAACTGAGGTTACCTTCGAGATTGAGCTGAGCGTCCCTGCGGTTGTCGACGACAATCCCATCAACAACGAATACTTGTTTTTAAAAACCCGAGAAAATCTGCTTGCAAATGCTCTGGAGAATTTGAGGGATTTCGTTGAATTCCATTATGGCCATAAGAGCTAA
- a CDS encoding O-acetyl-ADP-ribose deacetylase, translated as MPLEIIRNDITKVHADAIVNAANSSLLGGGGVDGAIHRTAGPELLAECRTLGGCKTGEAKITKAYRLPARYVIHTVGPIWHGGNSNEEKLLADCYRNSLAFAKEYSLESIAFPLISAGAFGYPKDEALKVAISVIGDFLMNNDMTVYIVVYDKAAFVLSEKLFSSIKQYIDDRYVEEHPSGRNNRLDEASLLRESYLEEAHLPMMEAPAPVKKRKRSLDDVVGQLDETFSQMLLRMIDERGMSDSQAYKRANIDRKLFSKIRNDIYYSPSKATAVAFAIALGLNLDETRDLLLKAGYALSSSSKFDIIVQYFIEEGNYNIFEINEALFAFDQKLLGM; from the coding sequence ATGCCACTGGAAATAATCCGAAACGACATCACCAAGGTCCATGCCGACGCGATTGTAAATGCGGCAAATTCATCATTGCTTGGCGGCGGCGGAGTGGATGGCGCAATACACCGCACGGCGGGACCGGAGCTGCTTGCAGAGTGCCGGACCCTTGGAGGCTGCAAAACTGGAGAGGCTAAAATAACTAAGGCCTACAGGCTTCCAGCCAGGTACGTAATACACACCGTAGGACCGATCTGGCACGGCGGGAATAGCAATGAGGAAAAGCTGCTGGCCGACTGCTACAGGAATTCCCTTGCTTTTGCGAAGGAATATAGCCTCGAGAGCATCGCATTCCCGCTCATATCAGCGGGGGCCTTTGGCTACCCCAAGGACGAGGCGCTTAAGGTGGCGATATCGGTCATTGGAGATTTTCTGATGAATAACGATATGACGGTTTATATTGTAGTCTATGACAAGGCGGCATTCGTGCTGTCAGAGAAGCTGTTTTCGTCCATAAAGCAGTATATAGATGACAGGTATGTAGAGGAGCATCCATCAGGGCGCAACAATAGACTTGACGAGGCAAGCCTGCTTAGAGAGAGCTATCTTGAAGAGGCCCATTTGCCGATGATGGAGGCGCCTGCCCCGGTGAAAAAACGCAAAAGAAGCCTCGACGATGTGGTGGGTCAATTGGACGAAACCTTCTCGCAGATGCTGCTGCGCATGATAGACGAGCGGGGGATGAGCGATTCGCAGGCCTACAAAAGAGCCAACATAGACAGGAAGCTGTTTTCAAAAATCAGGAACGATATATACTACAGCCCGAGCAAGGCCACTGCAGTTGCATTTGCCATAGCCCTCGGGCTGAATCTGGATGAAACCAGGGATCTGCTGCTCAAGGCTGGCTATGCTCTTTCGAGCAGCAGCAAGTTCGACATAATAGTTCAGTATTTCATCGAGGAGGGTAATTACAACATTTTTGAAATAAACGAGGCGCTGTTCGCCTTCGACCAGAAGCTTCTGGGGATGTAG
- a CDS encoding nuclear transport factor 2 family protein, with translation MSKQVTIEKLKGFLDAFNRHDLDSVMSYFADDCVLYTPRGARPRGDRYVGKEEVRVGLAKRFEGIPDVHYGEDEHWICGDLGVSEWTLTGTTKLGQQIEVRGVDLLEFAEGKIIRKDSFWKILE, from the coding sequence ATGTCTAAGCAAGTAACTATTGAAAAATTGAAGGGCTTCCTGGATGCATTCAACCGTCATGACTTGGATTCCGTCATGAGCTATTTCGCAGATGATTGCGTCTTATATACGCCACGAGGAGCCAGACCACGGGGTGATCGATATGTCGGGAAGGAAGAGGTTAGAGTAGGGCTAGCTAAGCGATTTGAGGGGATACCGGATGTGCATTATGGAGAGGATGAGCACTGGATCTGCGGCGATTTAGGAGTATCCGAGTGGACTCTCACCGGCACAACAAAATTAGGGCAGCAGATCGAGGTACGGGGGGTTGATCTGCTCGAGTTCGCAGAAGGAAAGATCATCCGCAAGGATTCTTTCTGGAAGATACTTGAGTGA